The DNA window TCAGTCCCAAGTGCCACGTAAGCAACTGACTTCTCTTTCTGTTCATCTAAAAAATCCTTGATCCCTAACCAGTCCAcgtcatcatcatcttcttcaaccACCGGCGGTAAAAACCCGACCGGAATTACAGGTCTCCGGTAAAGTTTTCCCAGCAAATCAAACCATTCCGGTTCGAATTCCGGTCGGCTTTTAACGGCGATTACTTCGCTCTCATCGAGTGCGATACCAAATCGCACCGAATCGTTCGTAATACTCATATCAATCTCTCTATCTATGTTCGTAGCGATCTCGTGGTACCGATAAGCCAATCGAGATTCAAACGGAATCCACTTCGGAACCACCGTGTAATCCTCCGCACTCGATCTTCCATCCAGACCGTTGATCAGATCCAACGGCGGACCGAGGAAGGAAAGCCACGCGGCGTTAAAGAGCGCGAAGTAAGCGCGTGAGATACCGAGCTCGGCGGCGCGTGAATGAATCCAGTGCGAAGCGTAGTCGTAGATGATCCAATCTGGTTTGGAGGATTGTAGGAAGTCGGCTAGAGCCGGCTCGAGCGAGTCGAAGGCTTGTTTGAGGAGAGATTGGGCGGCGAAGGGTACTTCGGCGGCTGACTCGGCGTTGAGGGGTAGATTTGGTATTTTACGTGGGAAAGTGAGGGTAACGAGGTTGAGGTGTGAGGAAAGGTgtgggggtattttgggaatttTGGTTAGGTTTCTTGGTGTGGAGACGAACCAAACTTTGTGACCCTTTTGGGCTAAAGACTTGGAGAGGTGGAAGAAGGGGATTAGGTGGCCCATGGCTAACCATGGGAATAcaaccacctgaagattttctttaaccttttctttttcttccatGAAAATTGCAGCAATGGAAAATGAAAAATGGAGAAATTAATATGAGAAAAAAAAGtagttagttaattaattaattaattaattatgaatggttttgatgatataaaatattgtgGCGGCTTTGTTGACCAAAAATATTCTTTTGTGCATGCATAATATATGCTACAATCCAAAAGAAAcattttgttgcaatttattaTCATCACTAAAACATTTTAGTGGGTGCATAGTATCTCATATCGGgtatctaaaaaaaatagaaatttttacatgaaattttgattaatttttacaaaaatactattataaggaaatttttcaaaaatacaatatttttataaaacaatagtagaacacaaaacagaacaactaaaaataacagtgaaacaacagtaaaaacttaacacaatacacaatataaaatttacacagtatttttgaaaaaaattccacccaacaatataaaagtaaaaaagttgaaaTTTTCAGTATATGGTGTAATTATCCCACAAaaaattagtctaatttttattattattattatgtatgcctta is part of the Cannabis sativa cultivar Pink pepper isolate KNU-18-1 chromosome 5, ASM2916894v1, whole genome shotgun sequence genome and encodes:
- the LOC115717130 gene encoding UDP-glycosyltransferase 91C1, which codes for MEEKEKVKENLQVVVFPWLAMGHLIPFFHLSKSLAQKGHKVWFVSTPRNLTKIPKIPPHLSSHLNLVTLTFPRKIPNLPLNAESAAEVPFAAQSLLKQAFDSLEPALADFLQSSKPDWIIYDYASHWIHSRAAELGISRAYFALFNAAWLSFLGPPLDLINGLDGRSSAEDYTVVPKWIPFESRLAYRYHEIATNIDREIDMSITNDSVRFGIALDESEVIAVKSRPEFEPEWFDLLGKLYRRPVIPVGFLPPVVEEDDDDVDWLGIKDFLDEQKEKSVAYVALGTEATLTREQLTELAFGLELSELPFLWVIRNSLDMLPGGFLDRVKGRGRVYVGWAPQVRILSHDSVGGFLTHCGWNSVVEGLGHGRVLVLFPMVNDQGINARVLSEKGVGVEIPRDEFDGSFSRDSVAESVRLAMVDDSGELMRIKANEMKGLFGVGDGNEFHLNQFIDFLK